A single genomic interval of Dromiciops gliroides isolate mDroGli1 chromosome 1, mDroGli1.pri, whole genome shotgun sequence harbors:
- the LOC122735151 gene encoding olfactory receptor 24-like, producing the protein MSERNKTNAQEFFLLGLSDKPEQQPLLFAIFLCMYLIILTGNLLIILAIGSDSHLHTPMYFFVSNLSFVDLCLATNTVPKMLANIQSKSKSISYVCCLTQMYFFHFFGIVDSILITVMAYDRFVAICHPLHYTTIMSPHLCGLMVGLPWAFSVVISLAHTLLMSRLNFCASTELPHFFCDLTPLLRLSCSDTTVNKILVLIVGGMVIVTPFLCILASYARIVVAILKVPSAGGRKKAFSTCSSHLSVVALLYGTTIGVYLSPSSIHTTVKDKASAVMYTVVTPMLNPFIYSLRNKDLKGALKKLVNRKIVSSP; encoded by the exons atgtcgGAGA GGAATAAAACAAATGCTCAAGAATTCTTCCTCCTGGGACTTTCAGACAAGCCTGAACAGCAGCCTCTCCTCTTTGCAATATTTCTGTGTATGTACCTCATCATTCTGACTGGGAACCTGCTGATCATCCTGGCCATTGGCTCTGATTCCCACCTCCACACTCCTATGTACTTCTTTGTTTCCAACCTCTCCTTTGTTGACCTCTGTCTGGCCACTAATACCGTCCCAAAGATGTTGGCAAACATTCAGTCCAAGAGTAAGTCCATCTCCTATGTTTGCTGCCTGACGCAGATgtactttttccacttttttggaATTGTAGACAGTATCTTGATCACTGTGATGGCCTATGACCGGTTTGTGGCCATCTGTCATCCACTGCACTACACGACGATCATGAGCCCACATCTCTGTGGTTTGATGGTAGGTTTGCCCTGGGCTTTCTCTGTTGTGATTTCCCTGGCACACACCCTCCTTATGTCCCGCTTGAACTTCTGTGCCAGCACTGAGCTTCCTCACTTCTTCTGTGACCTCACACCACTGCTCCGGTTGTCCTGTTCTGACACTACAGTCAATAAGATCTTGGTGCTCATTGTGGGTGGGATGGTGATTGTCACACCCTTCCTCTGTATTCTTGCCTCCTATGCCCGAATTGTTGTGGCTATTCTAAAGGTCCCTTCTGCAGGGGGCAGGAAGAAAGCCTTCTCCACCTGCAGCTCCCACCTCTCTGTAGTGGCACTCCTTTATGGGACCACCATTGGAGTCTACCTCAGCCCCTCCTCTATCCATACAACCGTGAAGGATAAAGCTTCTGCTGTGATGTACACAGTGGTCACTCCCATGCTGAACCCCTTCATCTATAGCCTGCGCAACAAAGATCTGAAGGGGGCTCTGAAAAAACTTGTCAACAGAAAAATTGTCTCTTCTCCTTGA
- the LOC122734904 gene encoding olfactory receptor 24-like, which yields MELGNKTNAQEFFLLGLSDKPEQQPLLFAIFLCMYLITVTGNLLIILAIGSDSHLHNPMYFFLANLSFVDLCLATNTVPKMLANIQSRTKSISYICCLTQMYFFHFFGIMDSVLIAVMAYDRFVAICHPLHYTTIMSPRLCGLLVGGPWVFSSLISLAHTLLMSRLYFCASTELPHFFCDLTPLLRLSCSDTTINKILVLIVGGMVIVTPFLCILASYARIVVAILKVPSAGGRKKAFSTCGSHLSVVALFYGTTIGVYLSPSSIHTAVKDKASAVMYTVVTPMLNPFIYSLRSRDLKGALKKLVNRKIASSP from the coding sequence ATGGAACTAGGGAATAAAACAAATGCTCAAGAATTCTTCCTTCTGGGACTTTCAGACAAGCCTGAACAGCAGCCTCTCCTCTTTGCAATATTCCTGTGCATGTACCTTATCACTGTGACTGGGAACCTGCTGATCATCCTGGCCATTGGCTCTGATTCCCACCTCCATAATCCTATGTACTTCTTCCTTGCCAACCTCTCCTTTGTTGACCTCTGTCTGGCCACTAATACCGTCCCAAAGATGTTGGCAAACATTCAATCCAGGACTAAGTCCATCTCATATATCTGCTGCCTGACACAAATGTACTTCTTCCACTTTTTTGGAATCATGGACAGTGTCTTGATTGCTGTGATGGCCTATGACCGGTTTGTGGCCATCTGTCATCCACTGCACTACACGACGATCATGAGCCCACGTCTCTGTGGGCTGCTGGTAGGTGGGCCCTGGGTTTTCTCCAGCTTGATTTCCCTGGCACACACCCTCCTTATGTCTCGTTTATACTTCTGTGCCAGCACTGAGCTTCCTCACTTCTTCTGTGACCTCACACCACTGCTCCGGTTGTCCTGTTCTGACACTACAATCAATAAGATCTTGGTGCTCATTGTGGGTGGGATGGTGATTGTCACACCCTTCCTCTGTATTCTTGCCTCCTATGCCCGAATTGTTGTGGCTATTCTAAAGGTCCCTTCTGCAGGGGGCAGGAAGAAAGCCTTCTCCACCTGCGGTTCCCACCTCTCTGTAGTGGCACTCTTCTATGGGACCACCATTGGGGTCTACCTCAGCCCCTCTTCTATCCATACAGCTGTGAAGGATAAAGCCTCTGCTGTGATGTACACAGTAGTCACTCCCATGCTGAACCCCTTCATCTACAGCCTGCGTAGCCGAGATCTAAAGGGGGCTTTGAAAAAGCTTGTCAATAGGAAAATTGCCTCATCGCCCTGA